The genomic segment GCGAGCTCGGCGGCTTGGGCGGGATGGGACTTTGACAGCTTCACGAATCCCTTCATGGTCTTGTCGTGCCGGTCCCGCGCACGAGGGACGGTCTTCAGAGCGCCGTCTTCCATGACCATGTCCGGCCCGATGATCACGCCGATGTAGTCGACTTCCAGACCCTGGCAGGTGTGGATGCAACCCACCTGGTCAATTGAATCAGGAGAGATGATCCAGAGGCTCCCATCGTCGTTGAGGTTCCATTGCCGGCGATAGCTGCCGATGACAATGTCCATTTCCTTGCTGTTCTTCTTGCTGTTCCAAGGCCAGCAGTAGCCAGCCACAACGCGCGCGCGGTTGCCGCCGTTCCTGGCCTCGATGGCGGCATGCAGCGCGGACGGGTCATCGAACACCTGGAAATCGTAGCTGCCCTCATCCAGCGTGGTGTTCGCGGTTGGGCGGATCTGCAGCACGTCATCCAACCAGGCGAGATAGCCATCGGAGCCTGCACAACGGAACTGCGAGGACAGGGCATACTCCTCTGACCTGCCCCCTTTCTCAGGGCCACTAGCTACTTAGTAGAGTCCAGGTTGGGGAGCATACCGCTCCGGTGGGTCAGGTTTCGATCAGCGGTCGAACCAGTCAAGGCACCTTCGTTGCGCAGCGCGGCGGCGAACTCGGCAGGCGTGCATTTGGGCAGTGAGCTGTGCGGACGCACCTCGTTGTAGTCCTTGCGCCAGATGGCGATTACCGCCCGTGCGTGCTCGAGCGAGATAAACCAGTTTTCGTTCAAGCATTCGTCCCGGAACTTGCCGTTGAAGCTCTCCACATAGGCGTTCTGCGTGGGTTTCCCTGGCTGGGTCAGCACAAGCGTCACGCCGTTGGCGGTCGCCCACTGGTCCAGCGCCCGGCCGGTAAACTCGGGTCCCTGGTCGGTCCTGATCGCCGCGGGGTAGCCGCGGAAACGGCATACCGCATCCAGGATGTCGGCCACGTTCTGGCCATTTATCCTCCGGCCGACGGCGATTTCCACCGCTTCCTTGGTGCAATCGTCCACCACCGTCAGGCACTTGATCGGGCGCCCGTTGGCCAGGGCGTCGAAGACGAAGTCCATCGACCAGGTGTGGTTGGGCCCCGACGGCAGCTGCAGCGGACGGCGCTCGACGGCCACGCGATCGCGCTTGCGGCGCTTGCGCACCGCCAGGCCAGCGTTGCGGTACAGCCGGTAGATTCGCTTGTGGTTGGCGATCCAGCCCTCCCGTTCCAGCAGGATGTGCAGCCGTCGGTAGCCGAACCGGCGACGTTCGCCCGCCAACGCAACGAGCCTGGCCTGCAACGGCGCGTTCGCCATGCGCGGCTGGTAGTGCAACACGCTGCGTGACAAGCCCAGTGCCCGGCAGGCCCGCCGCTCCGACAGGCCCAGCTTCGCCCGCACGTCCGCGACGGCAGCCCGTCGCGTCGGCGGGCTCAGTATTTTCCCCGCGCCACGATCCTCAGCGCTTCGTTGTCCAACATCGACTCGGCCAACAGCTTTTTGAGCCGCGCGTTCTCCGCTTCCAGTGCCTTCAGGCGCTTGGCGTCGGGCACATCCATGCCGCCGAACTTGCGCCGCCACAGGTAGAACGACGCGTCACTGAAGCCGTGCTTGCGGCAAAGCTCCTTGACCGGCGTGCCGGCGGCCGCCTGCTTCAGGAAGCCGATGATCTGCTCTTCGGTGTATCGCTTCTTCATGTCCGTCCTCTTGTGAGACGGACTCTACTAAGATCAGGTTGGCCCGGAAAACGGGGGGCAGGTCACCTCCACCGTCGCTCCACGGGCGATTGCAAAGTCCCGAATGGCCTCCTTGGTGCCGACATCCTTGAGCGTGACACGCTGGTCTTCATCAATGAAGAACACGCTGCACAGAGCGGCGTTGATCAGCTCCTGGATCTGGTGCGTGCCGAGATTGCCGTAGAACCCGCTCTTCTCGGTAAGACGGTGTGCTTCATCCACAACCAACACGTCGTAAGCGTTCTGCGCCGATTCGGTGAAGGAGCCCGACCCGCCGAAAAGGTGGACCAGATGGGCGTTCTCGGGTTTCTGGATGAGTGTGTTGCTGTACACGGCACGAGGTGCGGCATTCTTGGAGATGTACTTGACGGTCAACCCATCGCGAAGCGCCGCGAGAAGATTCACCGCGACGATTGACTTGCCAGTGCCCGGGCCGCCCTCGACGATGACAACACGCGGCTTGCCGCTGGCGTGCGCTTGGGCGCACGCGGCCTTGGCGGCTTCAAATACCTGCTTCTGTTCATCCAGTAGTGCAAAGGCGCTGTTTCCCCTCAGCAGTCGATGCACGTCGTCGGCAAGCGCCTTGGAGGGACGGAGGCGGCCATTCTCCAGTTCGGCAAGCACGGGCGCGCCGTCGCCGTTGCACGTGTGCTGACTGATGAAGCTACGCAGCCTTTCAAGATCGCCGGCACTCTTCAGGAAAAGCGGCGCACGCTCGATGTAGGGCTGATAGTGGGGCGAGTCGATCACACCGTCCGGCACATAGTTGTGCAGATAGGCGCAGGGATGTAGTTGCAGCTTTCCTTCATGGACCGCTTCGTTGAAGCCTTCCAGGAAAGCGGCATATGACCATGCCTGATAACTTGGGTGGACGAGTGACTGCCCTTCACGAAGCTCAACGATGGCATCGCGCTTGGTCGGCTTGATGGCAGACCACTGTTTGAGCTCAACGATGATGACGTGGGGCGAGCCGTCCTCAGCGTGGCCGGTCAGGACGACATCGATGCGCTTCTTCGACTGGGGAAGGACGAACTCCACCGCCACGCCGATGTCATTGGGAATGGAAGGGTGAGTAAGCGCACGCGCGACGTATCGAAGCGATTCGCGCCAGGATCGAACTTCGGACTCACCGACGTCACCCCTCGTCGCCGCCTTGAAGCTGGCACGGATGACCTCCTCGATTTCCTCGTCGTTGCATTGGCGAAGGAACGACGCTTTGTCGGCCTGATAGACGATCATGGCTGCGCCAGCTTGTTGTACTTGGTGCTGACACCCCTTGAGAGGTCGACCGGGTACTTGGCGGCATTCGTGGCGAGCTTGCTGCTGACGGCTTCGTTCAGGTCGATGCCGAGTACGTCCGACAGCCGGATGAGGTACAGCGCCACGTCGGCGATTTCCTCACGCACTGCGCTGGCGGTGGCTTCAGAAGCTGCCGCCTTGAAGGAGTCGGCCTCGGTCATCCACTGGAAAATCTCGTTCAGCTCTCCAACTTCGCCGGAGAGGGCCATGACAAGGTTCTTGGGGGAGTGGAACTGCGCCCAATCACGCGCTTCGGCGAATTCCCTGAGCGCTTGGGCAGCGCCCCGAACCTCGATTAGAGGGTGTTCCATGGCATGGCCTTAAACGACAGTATTTGGCCAATTCTACCCATGCCAGCGGGGTCAGAACGACATTCGGACTGATTCGGCCTGTGACACCTGATTCCAAGGCAATCCGTTCGGGCCAAGACAGCCGCTACACTGGCTGCCTACGCCCGATGGAAGCGCGCCCATGTTCAGTGGAAAAGTCGCCGTGGTTACCGGCTCCACCAGCGGTATCGGTCTTGGCATCGCCACGGCGCTGGCGCGGCAAGGCGCCGACATCGTGCTGAATGGCTTTGGCGATGCAGCAGAGATCGAACGCATTCGTTCCCAGCTGGAAACCGAATTCGGCGTACGGGTCGCGCACGATGGTGCCGATCTTTCCCGTGGCGAGGCGGTGCGCGGAATGATCGACCACGCCTTTGCGAAGATGGGCCGCATCGACATCCTGGTGAACAACGCGGGCATTCAGCACACCGCGCCGATCGAGGAATTTCCCGCTGAAAAGTGGGATGCGATCCTGGCGCTGAATCTCTCGGCGGTGTTCCATGCAACGGCGGCGGCACTGCCGCACATGAAGCAGCAGGGCGCCGGGCGCATCATCAACATCGCGTCGGTACATGGGTTGGTAGGCTCGGTGAACAAGTCGGCCTATGTGGCGGCCAAGCATGGCGTGGTGGGATTCACCAAGGTGACCGCGCTGGAGAATGCGGGCACCGGCATCACCGCCAATGCCATCTGCCCGGGCTGGGTGCGAACGGCGCTGGTCGAGCAGCAGATCACTGCGTTGGCAGAGAAGGAGGGCACGGATCAGGAATCCGCCGCCCGTGCGCTGCTGGCCGAAAAGCAGCCTTCGTTGCAGTTCGTGACGCCCGAGCAGCTGGGCGAGATGGTGGTGTTCCTTGCGTCGGATGCGGCGGCGCAGATCACCGGCACGGCGCTGCCGGTGGATGGGGGCTGGACGGCGCGCTAATTGGCGGGCTGTGCGCGCCGCTGCAGCATCGGCAGCGCGACGAGCGTCGCGAGGATGGTGAACAGCACCAGCGACGACCCCACCGTGCCGAAGCCCAGCCCGCCCTTTTCCAGCGGCTTGGTGAGCAGGTCGCCGAAGGTGGCGCCGAACGGGCGGGTGAGCACGAAGGCGATCCAGAACAGGATGACTTGGTTGATGCCCTTGATGCGGGTGGCCAGCGCGGTGAGCGCGATGAGGCTGCCGATCAGCAGCGCGCCGCCGGTGAAGCCCAGCCCGGAATCGTCGGCGAGGAAGTCGCCCAGGGCGGTGCCGAGCGTGTTGGAGAACAGCACGGCGGTCCAGTAGAAGCCTTCGGCGCGACGCGATGCGATGTTGCTGACCGAGATCGACTTTTCCGACACCCGCCACGCCAGCAGCACCAGCGCCAGGCAGCCGGCCAGCAGGCTGGCGCCGGTGGCGTAGCCCAGGTCGAGCGCGCGGTCGAGCAGGTCGGACATCGTTGTGCCGGCGGTGCTGGTGGCGAGCACCACCGACCAGAACAGCACCGGGTGGAAGCGCCTCGCCGACAGCTGCACGGCCAGCAGGCCAGCGAAGATGGTGAGCAGGATGGCCGAGCTGGCCACGTAGCCCAGGTTGAGCGTCATCGACAGCAGGTCGCCCGCGGTCTCGCCAAGGGTGGTAGCGGCGATCTTCATCACCCAGAACGAGAGGGTAACCGCCGCCACTTTGCTGTGCAGGGAATCTGCGTCTGAAGCACTCATCGAACGTCGCCTGGGGAGCCTGCGGGTGATGCTGTGGCGGGCGGCGTCGGAGTGCGGTCGGAACCGGGTTTGGCAGCGGTGAGCGTGGGGCGGGCGTTCAGCAGGGGAACGCGCTACGCTGCCGCCTGCATCCAGGACGGGGAGACAGGGCATGGCCGGTTCGATTCCATCGTTTGCGTTGGCAGTGGGCCTGCTGGTGTTGTCCGCGTCTGCAGGCAGTGCCAGCGCGCAGCCGCGCGACGCCACGTATTCCAGCGTCTGCAGGCATGCCGACTCGGGCGATCTGCTGGGCCTGGAGGTGTCGTTTGTCAGCGAGGCCGATGGCGGTTACGCATTGGTCCAGCGTTACGAGGGCGCGGCCATCGCGCCGGTGCTGATGCAGGTCAAGCAACGCGGGCGTGATCTTGTGCTGGTAAGCGGCGCTACGGATTCCATTGTGCTGCGCCAGGACGGGAAGACCCTGCGGCTGACCTACCTTGATGGCCAGCTGAGCGCTGCGGGCAGCTCGTCGGAAACCCTGCTCCCATCGTTGGCGGTGTGGCAGGGAAAGAGCGTCGCCGCTTGCCGTTAGCGCGGCGACGCTCATTCAACCCGGGCTGGGATGCTCAACTCGGCTTCGCAAACACATCCAACCCCTTGCCCGTCTCCAACAACGACTTCAGGCTCGACAGCACGATCGGCCAGCCCTGGCGGATGCCGGTATCCATGCCGCTGCCCGGTTCCAGCTCGTCGTGGGTGACGGTCAGCCGCACCATGTCCTGGTAGGGCACGATGTCGAAGGTGACGCGGCTGTAGGCATCCGGGTTGTCGGCCTGCGAGGCGGCGGCCCAGGTGATGACCAGCCGCGAGGGCGGGGTGCTTTCCACCACCTCGCCGACCAGTTCGACCGAGCGCGCTTCGTTGGCACGTACATGCTGCCAGCGCGAGCCGGGCTTCCAGTCCGAGACGTTTTCGTGGCCCCAGTAGCGGCTGGCGATCTCGGGGCGGGTGATGGCCTCGAACACCTTCTGTGGGGTGGAGGCGATATAGATCACGTGGATGAAGCGGGTGGACTCTGCGGACATCGTCATTCTCCTTCCAGTTCTCGTTTCAGGTCATGCAGCAGGCTCAGGCGCTGCTGCTCGAATTTGCGTACCCAGCGCTCGTACACCTCGTGCAGCGGCACCGGGTTGATGAAGTGCAGCTTCTCGCGGCCACGGCGCACGGTGCTGATGAGGTTGGCGTCTTCCAGCAGGCCCAGGTGCTGGGTGACCGATTGCCGGGCCATGTCCAGGTGTTCGCAGAGCTGGCCCAGGGTCTGGCCGTTGTCCTTGCAGAGCAGGTCCAGCAGCGTCCTGCGCGTGGGGTCGGCCAGTGCCTTGAATACCTTGTCTGCATTCATGCGGGGCGTCTTCAGTTCCAGTTGTCGATCCTGACGTCGTGCGGGTTGGGTTGGCCTTTGCCGGTTTCCAGCAGGGCCTTGAGGCTCATCAGGAACACCGCCCACTTGGTGCTGCAGTGGGAGGTGAATTCGACGCGTTCCTTCCAGCCTTCGTGGGTGAACAGGACGATGCAGTAGTCGCCTTCCTGTTTCAGCGCGAAGCGTGCGTGGGTGCCGATCCATTCGGCGGGGCCGGCGAGGAACTGCCAGAGCACAAGCTGGCCGGGAATGAGCTGTTCCAGCTTCATTTCCATGGCGCCGATTTCCTGGCCGTTGTTGGTGAAGCGCACCTTGACCGTGCCGCCGACATCTCGGTCGCCGTGGCTGTCTTCGGCCCACCAGGCGGCGACGCCTTCGGGGGTGGCCAGGGCTTGGTACACCTGGCTTGCGGGGGCCTTGATGCCGACCCTGTGTGCGATATCCACCATGGCAGCTTCCTCGCGATGGGCGGGCGGGTGCCGTCCTTGGGTGGACTATAGGCAGGCAAATGCCTGCATGGCAAATATGGTTGCGGAGGGGGTTGCCAGGCATGGCCGGGCACTGCTGCGGCATTTGGTCGCAAGCGCTCGCAACCATTCCTAAGCGGCGCTGACGCATGGGGCGTTTACAGTGGGGTTACCCCCTCCAGGAAGGAGCAGTGCATGTATTACAGCAGTGGCAACTACGAAGCCTTCGCGCGCCCGCGCAAGCCGGCGGGTGTGGATGGCAAGCGCGCGTGGTTCGTCGGTTCGGGGCTGGCGTCGCTGGCCGGAGCGGCGTTCCTGGTGCGCGACGGCCGCATGGCGGGTGAGCGCATCACCATTCTTGAGCAGCAGCAGATTGCCGGCGGCGCGCTGGATGGACTGAAGGTGCCGGAGAAGGGTTTCGTGATTCGCGGCGGCCGCGAGATGGAAGACCACTTCGAATGCCTGTGGGACCTGTTCCGCTCGATTCCTTCGCTGGAGATCGACGATGCCAGCGTGCTGGACGAGTTCTACTGGTTGAACAAGGATGACCCGAACTATTCGCTGCAGCGGGCCACGATCAATCGCGGCGAGGATGCGCATACCGATGGCCTGTTCACCCTGAGCGAGCAGGCGCAGAAGGACATCATCGCGCTGTTCCTGGCCACCCGGCAGGAGATGGAGAACAAGCGCATCGACGAGGTGCTGGGGCGCGACTTCCTGGACAGCAACTTCTGGTTGTATTGGCGCACCATGTTTGCGTTCGAGGAGTGGCATTCGGCGCTGGAAATGAAGCTGTACCTGCATCGCTTCATCCACCACATCGGCGGCCTGCCGGATTTCTCGGCGCTGAAGTTCACCAAGTACAACCAGTACGAATCGCTGGTGCTGCCGTTGGTGAAGTGGCTGCAGGACCACGGCGTGGTGTTCCAGTACGGCACTGAGGTGACCGACGTCGACTTCGATCTGCAGGCCGGCCGCAAGCAGGCCACGCGCATCCATTGGACCCACGACGGCGTGGCCGGCGGCGTCGATCTGGGCGCGGATGACCTGGTGTTCTTGACCATCGGTTCGCTGACCGAGAATTCAGACAATGGCGATCACCACACGGCGGCGCGCTTGAATGAAGGCCCGGCACCGGCGTGGGAGCTGTGGCGGCGCATCGCCGCGAAGGACGCGGCGTTCGGGCGCCCGGATGTGTTCGGTGCGCATATTCCCGAGACCAAGTGGGAATCGGCAACGGTGACCACGCTGGATGCGCGCATTCCCGCCTACATCCAGAAGATTGCCAAGCGCGACCCGTTCAGTGGCAGGGTGGTGACCGGCGGCATCGTGAGCGTGCGCGACTCGCGCTGGCTGATGAGCTGGACGGTGAACCGGCAGCCGCATTTCAAGAACCAGCCCAAGGACCAGATCGTGGTGTGGGTGTATTCGCTGTTCGTGGATACGCCCGGTGACTACGTGAAGAAGCCGATGCAGGACTGCACCGGCGAGGAGATCACCCGCGAGTGGCTGTACCACCTGGGCGTGCCGCTGGACGAGATCGACGAACTGGCTGCGACCGGTGCGAAGACGGTGCCGGTGATGATGCCGTACGTGACCGCGTTCTTCATGCCACGCCAGGCCGGTGACCGCCCGGACGTGGTGCCGGAGGGGGCGGTGAACTTCGCCTTCATCGGCCAGTTCGCCGAGTCGAAGCAGCGCGACTGCATCTTCACCACCGAGTATTCGGTGCGCACGCCGATGGAAGCGGTGTACACGCTGCTGGGTATCGAGCGCGGCGTGCCGGAGGTGTTCAATTCCACCTATGACGTGCGTTCGCTGCTGGCCGCAACCGGGCGCCTGCGCGATGGCAAGGAGCTGGACATTCCCGGGCCGGCCTTCCTGCGCAACCTGCTGATGAACAAGCTGGACAGGACGCAGATTGGTGGCCTGCTGCGCGAGTTCAAGCTGGTGCAGGAGGACTGAGCCGGCGGAAGGGAGGCAGCCGGTGAGCGCATCGGCTGCCTCACGCCTCACGCGATGCCGTCGGTGGAGCGGCTCAGCTGTTCCCAGGCATCGAGGGTGCTGGCCATCGACGCCAGCTTCGCGCGCACCAGTTGCAACGCGTCGCTGCCCAGCAGCAGGTGGCTGGGCGGCGCGTCGTTGTTGATGATCTGCAGCATGGCCTGCGCGGCCTTCACCGGATCGCCCAGCTGGTGGCCACTCTTTGCCTCGCGCGCGCTGCGGATGGGATCGAACAGTGCGTCGTAGTCTTCAATGCTGCGCGGTGCCCGTGCCATCGAGCGCCCGGCCCAGTCGGTGCGGAAGGAGCCCGGTGCAACGGCGGTGACGTGGATGCCGAACGCTGCCACTTCCTTGCCCAGCACTTCGCTGATGCCTTCCAGCGCGAACTTGCTGCCGCAGTACCAGGCGATGCCGGGCAGGGTGATGAAGCCGCCCATGGAGGTGATGTTGAGGATGTGGCCACGGCGGCGCTCGCGCATGTGCGGCAGCACTGCCTTGATCATTGCGGCGGGGCCGAACACGTTCACTTCGAACTGGTGGCGCAGCTCGGCCTGCGTGGATTCTTCGAGGATGCCTTCGTGGCCGTAGCCGGCGTTGTTGACCAGCACGTCGATGGCGCCGACGTTTTCTTCGACATCGGCGACGAGCGCATCGATGGCATCGGCATCGGTCACGTCCAGCAGGCGGCCGAAGGCGCGGCCGG from the Stenotrophomonas maltophilia genome contains:
- a CDS encoding DNA/RNA helicase domain-containing protein, whose translation is MSSQFRCAGSDGYLAWLDDVLQIRPTANTTLDEGSYDFQVFDDPSALHAAIEARNGGNRARVVAGYCWPWNSKKNSKEMDIVIGSYRRQWNLNDDGSLWIISPDSIDQVGCIHTCQGLEVDYIGVIIGPDMVMEDGALKTVPRARDRHDKTMKGFVKLSKSHPAQAAELADTIIKNTYRTLMTRGMKGCYVYATDPQVAAYFRARLQRGAPVEQAVEVDA
- a CDS encoding IS3-like element ISPa39 family transposase (programmed frameshift); the protein is MKKRYTEEQIIGFLKQAAAGTPVKELCRKHGFSDASFYLWRRKFGGMDVPDAKRLKALEAENARLKKLLAESMLDNEALRIVARGKLLSPPTRRAAVADVRAKLGLSERRACRALGLSRSVLHYQPRMANAPLQARLVALAGERRRFGYRRLHILLEREGWIANHKRIYRLYRNAGLAVRKRRKRDRVAVERRPLQLPSGPNHTWSMDFVFDALANGRPIKCLTVVDDCTKEAVEIAVGRRINGQNVADILDAVCRFRGYPAAIRTDQGPEFTGRALDQWATANGVTLVLTQPGKPTQNAYVESFNGKFRDECLNENWFISLEHARAVIAIWRKDYNEVRPHSSLPKCTPAEFAAALRNEGALTGSTADRNLTHRSGMLPNLDSTK
- a CDS encoding DNA/RNA helicase domain-containing protein, which gives rise to MIVYQADKASFLRQCNDEEIEEVIRASFKAATRGDVGESEVRSWRESLRYVARALTHPSIPNDIGVAVEFVLPQSKKRIDVVLTGHAEDGSPHVIIVELKQWSAIKPTKRDAIVELREGQSLVHPSYQAWSYAAFLEGFNEAVHEGKLQLHPCAYLHNYVPDGVIDSPHYQPYIERAPLFLKSAGDLERLRSFISQHTCNGDGAPVLAELENGRLRPSKALADDVHRLLRGNSAFALLDEQKQVFEAAKAACAQAHASGKPRVVIVEGGPGTGKSIVAVNLLAALRDGLTVKYISKNAAPRAVYSNTLIQKPENAHLVHLFGGSGSFTESAQNAYDVLVVDEAHRLTEKSGFYGNLGTHQIQELINAALCSVFFIDEDQRVTLKDVGTKEAIRDFAIARGATVEVTCPPFSGPT
- a CDS encoding nucleotide pyrophosphohydrolase; translated protein: MEHPLIEVRGAAQALREFAEARDWAQFHSPKNLVMALSGEVGELNEIFQWMTEADSFKAAASEATASAVREEIADVALYLIRLSDVLGIDLNEAVSSKLATNAAKYPVDLSRGVSTKYNKLAQP
- a CDS encoding 3-hydroxybutyrate dehydrogenase, which encodes MFSGKVAVVTGSTSGIGLGIATALARQGADIVLNGFGDAAEIERIRSQLETEFGVRVAHDGADLSRGEAVRGMIDHAFAKMGRIDILVNNAGIQHTAPIEEFPAEKWDAILALNLSAVFHATAAALPHMKQQGAGRIINIASVHGLVGSVNKSAYVAAKHGVVGFTKVTALENAGTGITANAICPGWVRTALVEQQITALAEKEGTDQESAARALLAEKQPSLQFVTPEQLGEMVVFLASDAAAQITGTALPVDGGWTAR
- a CDS encoding COG4705 family protein: MSASDADSLHSKVAAVTLSFWVMKIAATTLGETAGDLLSMTLNLGYVASSAILLTIFAGLLAVQLSARRFHPVLFWSVVLATSTAGTTMSDLLDRALDLGYATGASLLAGCLALVLLAWRVSEKSISVSNIASRRAEGFYWTAVLFSNTLGTALGDFLADDSGLGFTGGALLIGSLIALTALATRIKGINQVILFWIAFVLTRPFGATFGDLLTKPLEKGGLGFGTVGSSLVLFTILATLVALPMLQRRAQPAN
- a CDS encoding SRPBCC family protein, whose amino-acid sequence is MSAESTRFIHVIYIASTPQKVFEAITRPEIASRYWGHENVSDWKPGSRWQHVRANEARSVELVGEVVESTPPSRLVITWAAASQADNPDAYSRVTFDIVPYQDMVRLTVTHDELEPGSGMDTGIRQGWPIVLSSLKSLLETGKGLDVFAKPS
- a CDS encoding ArsR/SmtB family transcription factor, producing MNADKVFKALADPTRRTLLDLLCKDNGQTLGQLCEHLDMARQSVTQHLGLLEDANLISTVRRGREKLHFINPVPLHEVYERWVRKFEQQRLSLLHDLKRELEGE
- a CDS encoding SRPBCC family protein — protein: MVDIAHRVGIKAPASQVYQALATPEGVAAWWAEDSHGDRDVGGTVKVRFTNNGQEIGAMEMKLEQLIPGQLVLWQFLAGPAEWIGTHARFALKQEGDYCIVLFTHEGWKERVEFTSHCSTKWAVFLMSLKALLETGKGQPNPHDVRIDNWN
- a CDS encoding oleate hydratase; protein product: MYYSSGNYEAFARPRKPAGVDGKRAWFVGSGLASLAGAAFLVRDGRMAGERITILEQQQIAGGALDGLKVPEKGFVIRGGREMEDHFECLWDLFRSIPSLEIDDASVLDEFYWLNKDDPNYSLQRATINRGEDAHTDGLFTLSEQAQKDIIALFLATRQEMENKRIDEVLGRDFLDSNFWLYWRTMFAFEEWHSALEMKLYLHRFIHHIGGLPDFSALKFTKYNQYESLVLPLVKWLQDHGVVFQYGTEVTDVDFDLQAGRKQATRIHWTHDGVAGGVDLGADDLVFLTIGSLTENSDNGDHHTAARLNEGPAPAWELWRRIAAKDAAFGRPDVFGAHIPETKWESATVTTLDARIPAYIQKIAKRDPFSGRVVTGGIVSVRDSRWLMSWTVNRQPHFKNQPKDQIVVWVYSLFVDTPGDYVKKPMQDCTGEEITREWLYHLGVPLDEIDELAATGAKTVPVMMPYVTAFFMPRQAGDRPDVVPEGAVNFAFIGQFAESKQRDCIFTTEYSVRTPMEAVYTLLGIERGVPEVFNSTYDVRSLLAATGRLRDGKELDIPGPAFLRNLLMNKLDRTQIGGLLREFKLVQED
- a CDS encoding oxidoreductase, giving the protein MTSSRLILITGVSSGFGRALAQQALQAGHRVVGTVRNDEARVAFEALAPGRAFGRLLDVTDADAIDALVADVEENVGAIDVLVNNAGYGHEGILEESTQAELRHQFEVNVFGPAAMIKAVLPHMRERRRGHILNITSMGGFITLPGIAWYCGSKFALEGISEVLGKEVAAFGIHVTAVAPGSFRTDWAGRSMARAPRSIEDYDALFDPIRSAREAKSGHQLGDPVKAAQAMLQIINNDAPPSHLLLGSDALQLVRAKLASMASTLDAWEQLSRSTDGIA